A segment of the Mycobacteriales bacterium genome:
CTGGGTCACGGCGTTCCCGATGTTCGAGGCGGACGCCGCGGCGCCCGCCGGCGTCGCCGCGGCGAACAACCCGTTCGTCGCGCCGCTGGACGAGGCGGCGTTCCGGGCCGCCCGCAAGAAGGTGGAGCTGCTCGCGCTGCGCGGGGCGTCGTTCGACCTCGTCGTCGACGGCGTCGAGCTGGGCAGCGGCTCCGTCGTCAACCACCGGCCCGAGGTGCAGGAGCGGGTGCTCCAGCTCCTCGGGATGCCGCGCGAGGAGGTGCGCCGGCTGGGCTTCCTGCTCGAGGCGCTGCGGTACGGCGCGCCGCCCGTCGCCGGCTTCGGGCTCGGCGTCGACCGGCTCGTCGCCGCGATCACCGGCGCGCCCGGCATCCGCGACGTCATCGCGTTCCCCAAGACCAAGACCGGCCGCTGCCCGATGACCGGCGGCGCGGAGAGGGGAGGTGGCGGGCCGAGCTGATGCGCGTGCACGACCGGACCGGAGTGGCGGAACTGGGAAACGCACAGGTCTTGTAAACCTGCCGCTCGGCATCGGTCGCCGACACGGTGACGACACGTCCTCCGGTGCCCTATGACCGGTGGACCGGCCACGACGGATCAGCATCCGACCGGGCGGCCTCGGCCGGGCCGTCCGTTGCTGAGGTCGGGTGTCCGTCCACGGCCCTTGTCACCGTCAGGCTGCTGAGACCCGGGCCTTGGGGGTTCGAATCCCCTCTCCGGTGCCAGACGCGGCCCCGTCCTCCCCCGGGCGGGGCCGCGTCGCCGTTTCTCCCTCGCGGACGAAGCCACGGACCCGTCGCGGACGGGACCATCGCGGGCAGCCGCCCGGCCACCGCGGCCGGGCCGGGAACCGCGAGGGGAGGGACACCATGAACGCACGGACGCTGCGGCTGCGCCGCGAGGCGCTGCACGAGCTCACCACCGTCGAGCTCGGCCGGGTACAGGGCGCGGGGGTCGTCGACACGACAACCTGCCAGACCACCGAGCTGCTCACGCCGTTCATCGCGACCGGACAGTCGCAGGACACAACCTGCACGTCGTTCTAGACGCGCACCGGCACGCGCGACCGCCGCCCTGCTTCGGCCGGGGGCGCCGCCGCGACGGGATCGGCCCCGTCGCGCGACCCCGAGGGCGTTCGGAGCGGCCGCGCCACTCTCGTCCGCGGCCCCGCCCCTCCCGGGCGGGGCCGCGCCGCGTTTCTCCCTCCGCGACGAAGCCACGCCGTCCCCGCGGTGTGACCCTGGGCGGATCCGCCGGCCCTCGGGGCCGGCCCGGCTGTCGGGAGGGAGGGAACACCATGCAGGCACGCACGCTGCGGCTGCGGCGGGAGGCGCTGCACGAGCTCACGAGCGAGGAGCTCGGCTCGATCCTCCGCGCGGGCGCCGTCGGCAGCACACCGACGGACACGCTCACCACGTCGATCGTCGTCGGGCCGCTCACGCTCGACACACGGTGCGCAACCTCGGTGGGCTGAGCCGCGCACCGCACCGCGACGGCCGCCCTGCTTCGGCCGGGACGCGCCGCGACGGGATCGGCCCCGTCGCGCGTCCCGAGGGCGTTCGGCACGTCGCGGGACCCACGAACCAGCGAGGCCCCGCCCGGACCGGGCGGGGCCTCGTCGCGTCAGTCGCAGGCCCAGGGCTTCCAGGTCGGGTCCGGGACGCCGATGTGCTGCCCGGCGACGTCGATGCCGATCAGCTCCGGCGGCGTGCAGCAGGGGCCGGGCTCGCCCTCGGCGGGCGGGTTGCAGGCCAGCGCGGGCGCGGTGGCGAACGGCGCGGCGGCGAGGCCGGCGGCCAGCGCGAGCGCGGTGGCGAGACGGCGGCCGGTCACGAGCAGGCCACGTCGAGGCTGAGCAGGCAGCGCAGGCCGGTGACCGGCGTCGTGATGCACGGGTCGGTGAGGCAGACCTGGGTGTTCAGGCCGGCGCCGCCGACCTGGCCCAGCTCCTCGCCGGTGAGCTCGGCGAGCAGCTCCTTGCGGAGGGTGAGGGTGCGCATGGGGGCTCCGTTGGGGAGGGGACGGTGACGCGCGTTCACTTCGACCGCGCCCGCGGCGTTCCTCCCGGGGTGGTGACGCGGCGGCGCGGTGTCCCTATAGTCCGGCTCGTCCCGTTCCGTCCCCGCACCCGCAGGAGCCCTCATGCGCGCTGTCGCGCTCACCCTCGCGTCGGCGGCCGCCGTCGCCGCCCTCGCGGCGCCCGCCGCCCACGCCCAGCCCCCGGCCCACTGCGACGAGTCGACGGTCGGCGTGCTCTGCCTCGACCAGGGCTCCGACGGCACGATCTACCAGTGCGTCGTGTGGGTCCGCGGCATCCGCCCCGAGAACAACCCGACCTGCTTCGCGATCTTCTAGCCATGAAGCGCACCCTGTCGCTCCGCAAGGAGACGCTCGCCGAGCTCACCGCCGGCGAGCTCGCGTCGGTCGCCGGCGGCGTCACGACCGTGGGCCCGAAGTGCCTGCCGGAGACGCTGACGTTCTGCCCCGACTTCTACTGCACGGGCACGGTCTAGCGACGCCGCGCCGCGAAGCGCATCGCCGTCCCGCCCAGCGCGGGCAGCACGGCGGTGCGCTCCGTGGGCGCCGCCGCCAGCGCGGCGGCCAGCGCCGCCCGCGACGCGAGCCGGAACGGACTGCGGTCCAGGCGGTGCACCAGCCGACTCGGCGGCGTGTCGACCAGGTCGAGGCCGAGCAGCAGCCCGCCCGGCCGCAGCACGCGCACCGCCTCCGCCACGGCGCGTTCCCACGCGCCGACGTGGTGCAGCATCAGGAACGACAGCACCGTGTCGAACGACTCGTCCGCGAACGGCAGCGCCGTCGCGTCGGCGACCGTCGCGCGCGCCCGCCCGCCGAACGCCGCCAGCGCCCGCGCCGCCACGGCCACCATCGCCGGGTCGTAGTCGCTCGCGGTCAGGTCGAGGTCCGGGTGGCGGCGGAGCAGCCCGGCCGCCATCGCGCCCGACCCGGCACCCACCTCGAGCACCCGCCCGCGCGGCGCCGCGCCGCGCAGCGCCCACGGCAGGACGGCGCGTCCGGCCACCGCGCGCCACGGCGCGCCGCGGCAGAACGCCTGCTCCACCGACGACATCGCGGGCATCAGACGTGCCTGGCTCGCCGGGGCCGGCGAACGCGGCCGGCATCGGTCGCCATGCCCGCCACCGTACCGGCGTCGCCGGCGCCGTAAGGAACCGCCCCCGGCTCCGTGTAGGGGGAGC
Coding sequences within it:
- a CDS encoding class I SAM-dependent methyltransferase, which translates into the protein MPAMSSVEQAFCRGAPWRAVAGRAVLPWALRGAAPRGRVLEVGAGSGAMAAGLLRRHPDLDLTASDYDPAMVAVAARALAAFGGRARATVADATALPFADESFDTVLSFLMLHHVGAWERAVAEAVRVLRPGGLLLGLDLVDTPPSRLVHRLDRSPFRLASRAALAAALAAAPTERTAVLPALGGTAMRFAARRR
- a CDS encoding class I lanthipeptide; this translates as MKRTLSLRKETLAELTAGELASVAGGVTTVGPKCLPETLTFCPDFYCTGTV